The following coding sequences lie in one Streptomyces venezuelae genomic window:
- a CDS encoding DUF349 domain-containing protein yields MSSDPWGRVDETGTVYVRTADGGERVVGSWQAGSPDEALAYFERKYDGLVVEIGLLERRVKTTDLSAKDAMTAIDHLRQQVDEAHAVGDLDALGKRLDKLVESVEARREERKVQKAKQSDEARHAKEALVVEAEELAQSEQWRAAGERLRALVDTWKGLPRLDRKSDDELWHRFSHARSAFSKRRKAHFASLDAQREEARKAKEKLVGEAEALSNSTDWGPTAARYRELMADWKAAGRAQREHEDDLWNRFRGAQDVFFAARSAVFAERDAEQGENLKLKEELAAEAEKLVPVTDLKSARAAFRAINERWEAIGHVPRDARPKVEGRMHAVERALQESEEAEWRRTNPEARARAAGLTGQLQAAVDKLTEQIEKARAAGNNAKADKLQKELDGRQALLDQALKGLHEFGG; encoded by the coding sequence GTGAGCAGCGACCCGTGGGGCCGCGTCGACGAGACGGGGACCGTGTACGTGCGTACGGCCGACGGCGGCGAGCGAGTGGTCGGTTCGTGGCAGGCAGGATCCCCGGACGAGGCCCTGGCCTACTTCGAGCGCAAGTACGACGGTCTGGTCGTCGAGATCGGACTTCTCGAGCGCCGGGTGAAAACCACCGACCTGTCGGCCAAGGACGCGATGACCGCCATCGATCACCTGCGTCAGCAGGTCGACGAGGCGCACGCGGTCGGCGATCTGGACGCCCTGGGCAAGCGGCTCGACAAGCTCGTGGAGAGCGTCGAGGCGCGCCGCGAGGAGCGCAAGGTCCAGAAGGCCAAGCAGTCCGACGAGGCGCGTCACGCCAAGGAGGCGCTGGTCGTCGAGGCGGAGGAGCTGGCCCAGAGCGAGCAGTGGCGGGCGGCCGGCGAGCGGCTGCGGGCCCTGGTGGACACCTGGAAGGGGCTGCCGCGGCTCGACCGCAAGTCGGACGACGAGCTGTGGCACCGCTTCTCGCACGCCCGCTCGGCGTTCTCCAAGCGCCGCAAGGCGCACTTCGCGTCGCTGGACGCGCAGCGCGAGGAGGCCCGCAAGGCCAAGGAGAAGCTGGTCGGCGAGGCCGAGGCGCTGTCGAACTCGACGGACTGGGGTCCGACGGCCGCGCGCTACCGCGAGCTGATGGCCGACTGGAAGGCCGCGGGCCGCGCCCAGCGTGAGCACGAGGACGACCTGTGGAACCGGTTCCGCGGCGCCCAGGACGTGTTCTTCGCGGCGCGCAGCGCGGTCTTCGCGGAGCGCGACGCGGAGCAGGGCGAGAACCTGAAGCTGAAGGAGGAGCTGGCCGCCGAGGCGGAGAAGCTCGTCCCGGTGACGGACCTGAAGTCGGCCCGTGCCGCCTTCCGTGCCATCAACGAGCGGTGGGAGGCCATCGGCCACGTCCCGCGTGACGCGCGGCCGAAGGTCGAGGGCCGGATGCACGCCGTGGAGCGGGCGCTGCAGGAGTCCGAGGAGGCCGAGTGGCGCCGGACGAACCCGGAGGCGCGGGCTCGGGCCGCGGGCCTGACGGGGCAGCTGCAGGCGGCGGTGGACAAGCTGACGGAGCAGATCGAGAAGGCTCGCGCCGCGGGCAACAACGCCAAGGCCGACAAGCTCCAGAAGGAGCTCGACGGGCGCCAGGCGCTGCTCGACCAGGCCCTCAAGGGTCTGCACGAGTTCGGCGGCTGA
- a CDS encoding DUF6167 family protein, translated as MFRRTFWFTAGAAAGVWATTKVNRKLKQLTPESLAAQAANKAIETGHRLKDFALDIRDGMVEREAELGEALGLRNDPEAELAPPRRFAVIENHSSYKNDMKTQYNRNEDH; from the coding sequence ATGTTCCGCCGTACGTTCTGGTTCACCGCGGGCGCAGCCGCCGGCGTATGGGCCACCACCAAGGTCAACCGCAAGCTCAAGCAGCTGACCCCCGAGAGCCTCGCCGCGCAGGCCGCGAACAAGGCGATCGAGACGGGGCACCGCCTGAAGGACTTCGCACTCGACATCCGTGACGGCATGGTCGAGCGCGAAGCCGAACTGGGCGAGGCGCTGGGCCTGCGGAACGACCCCGAGGCCGAACTGGCCCCGCCGCGCCGCTTCGCGGTCATCGAGAACCACAGCAGCTACAAGAACGACATGAAGACGCAGTACAACCGGAATGAGGACCACTGA
- a CDS encoding MBL fold metallo-hydrolase, producing MLIAGFPAGAWGTNCYLVAPAAGEECVIIDPGHQAAQGVEDALEKHRLKPVAVILTHGHIDHVASVVPVCGAHDVPAWIHPSDRYMMSDPEKALGRSIGMPLMGELTVGEPDDLRELSDGADLKLAGLDFSVAHAPGHTKGSVTFRMPETEEIPSVFFSGDLLFAGSIGRTDLPGGSHTEILESLGRVCLPLDDSTVVLSGHGPQTSIGQERATNPYLRQVAAGLGPGDMSGPRRGM from the coding sequence GTGCTCATTGCCGGGTTCCCCGCCGGGGCCTGGGGCACCAACTGCTACCTGGTCGCCCCCGCCGCAGGCGAGGAGTGCGTGATCATCGACCCGGGCCACCAGGCCGCCCAGGGAGTCGAGGACGCACTCGAGAAGCATCGGCTCAAGCCCGTCGCGGTCATCCTCACCCACGGCCACATTGACCACGTCGCCTCGGTCGTCCCGGTCTGCGGGGCGCACGACGTACCCGCGTGGATCCACCCCTCCGACCGGTACATGATGAGCGACCCCGAGAAGGCGCTCGGCCGCTCCATCGGGATGCCACTCATGGGCGAGCTGACGGTGGGGGAGCCCGACGACCTGCGGGAGCTGTCCGACGGCGCCGACCTGAAGCTGGCGGGCCTCGACTTCTCCGTCGCGCACGCCCCGGGCCATACGAAGGGGTCGGTGACGTTCCGGATGCCCGAGACCGAGGAGATCCCCTCGGTCTTCTTCTCGGGCGACCTGCTCTTCGCCGGCTCCATCGGACGCACCGACCTGCCCGGCGGCAGCCACACCGAGATCCTCGAATCGCTGGGCCGCGTGTGCCTGCCGCTCGACGACTCGACCGTGGTGCTGTCCGGCCACGGCCCCCAGACATCCATCGGCCAGGAGCGCGCCACCAATCCGTATCTGCGGCAGGTGGCCGCCGGCCTGGGCCCGGGCGACATGTCCGGCCCGCGACGAGGAATGTGA
- the rpsD gene encoding 30S ribosomal protein S4 codes for MPNQSRPKVKKSRALGIALTPKAVKYFEARPYPPGEHGRGRKQNSDYKVRLLEKQRLRAQYDLSERQLVRAYERASKTQLKTGEALVIELERRLDALVLRSGIARTIYQARQMVVHGHIEVNGGKVDKPSYRVRPDDVVMVRERSREKPLFQVAREGGFAPDGETPRYLQVNLKALAFRLDRDPNRKEIPVICDEQLVVEYYAR; via the coding sequence ATGCCGAACCAGTCCCGCCCCAAGGTCAAGAAGTCGCGTGCCCTCGGCATCGCGCTGACCCCGAAGGCCGTCAAGTACTTCGAGGCCCGTCCCTACCCGCCGGGCGAGCACGGCCGTGGGCGCAAGCAGAACTCGGACTACAAGGTCCGTCTGCTCGAGAAGCAGCGGCTGCGCGCGCAGTACGACCTCTCGGAGCGCCAGCTCGTCCGTGCCTACGAGCGCGCGTCCAAGACGCAGCTCAAGACCGGTGAGGCCCTGGTCATCGAGCTGGAGCGTCGTCTCGACGCCCTGGTTCTGCGTTCGGGCATCGCCCGCACGATCTACCAGGCCCGCCAGATGGTCGTGCACGGCCACATCGAGGTCAACGGCGGCAAGGTCGACAAGCCGTCGTACCGCGTCCGTCCCGACGACGTCGTGATGGTCCGCGAGCGCAGCCGCGAGAAGCCGCTGTTCCAGGTCGCGCGCGAGGGTGGCTTCGCCCCCGACGGTGAGACCCCGCGCTACCTCCAGGTGAACCTGAAGGCCCTGGCCTTCCGCCTGGACCGCGACCCGAACCGCAAGGAGATCCCCGTGATCTGCGACGAGCAGCTCGTCGTCGAGTACTACGCCCGCTGA
- a CDS encoding RelA/SpoT family protein, which produces MPDESQPLTAAKAAQQGKEASAGSVAPAKKPAGAQGGTSAQRVQGEVSRGDKPAEQPRPKPPADHHPTAPAIRPATGQPSRSGSSNRVRARLARLGVQRSNPYNPVLEPLLRIVRSNDPKIETSTLRQIERAYQVAERWHRGQKRKSGDPYITHPLAVTTILAELGMDPATLMAGLLHDTVEDTEYGLDTLKRDFGDQVALLVDGVTKLDKVKFGEAAQAETVRKMVVAMAKDPRVLVIKLADRLHNMRTMRYLKREKQEKKARETLEIYAPLAHRLGMNTIKWELEDLAFAILYPKMYDEIVRLVAERAPKRDEYLAIVTDEVQADLRAARIKATVTGRPKHYYSVYQKMIVRGRDFAEIYDLVGIRVLVDTVRDCYAALGTVHARWNPVPGRFKDYIAMPKFNMYQSLHTTVIGPNGKPVELQIRTFDMHRRAEYGIAAHWKYKQEAVAGASKVRTDVPKKAGGKDDHLNDMAWLRQLLDWQKETEDPSEFLESLRFDLSRNEVFVFTPKGDVIALPAGATPVDFSYAVHTEVGHRTIGARVNGRLVPLESTLDNGDLVEVFTSKAAGAGPSRDWLGFVKSPRARNKIRAWFSKERRDEAIEQGKDAIARAMRKQNLPIQRILTGDSLVTLAHEMRYPDISSLYAAIGEGHVTAQSVVQKLVQALGGEEAANEDIAESAPPSRGRSKRRSNADPGVVVKGVEDVWVKLARCCTPVPGDPIIGFVTRGSGVSVHRSDCVNVDSLSREPERILEVEWAPTQSSVFLVAIQVEALDRSRLLSDVTRILSDQHVNILSAAVQTSRDRVATSRFTFEMGDPKHLGHVLKAVRGVEGVYDVYRVTSARRP; this is translated from the coding sequence TCCCAGCCACTCACCGCCGCCAAGGCCGCCCAGCAGGGCAAGGAGGCCTCGGCCGGATCCGTGGCGCCCGCGAAGAAGCCCGCGGGCGCGCAGGGCGGCACGTCCGCGCAGCGCGTCCAGGGAGAGGTGTCCCGGGGCGACAAGCCCGCCGAGCAGCCCCGCCCGAAGCCGCCCGCGGACCACCATCCGACGGCTCCGGCGATCCGGCCCGCCACCGGCCAGCCCTCGCGCTCCGGTTCCTCCAACCGCGTACGGGCCCGGCTCGCCCGCCTCGGCGTCCAGCGCTCGAACCCGTACAACCCCGTCCTGGAGCCCCTGCTGCGCATAGTGCGCAGCAACGACCCCAAGATCGAGACGTCGACGCTCCGCCAGATCGAGCGGGCCTACCAGGTCGCGGAGCGCTGGCACCGCGGCCAGAAGCGCAAGAGCGGCGATCCGTACATCACGCACCCACTCGCCGTGACGACCATCCTCGCCGAGCTCGGCATGGACCCCGCCACCCTGATGGCCGGGCTCCTGCACGACACCGTCGAGGACACCGAGTACGGCCTGGACACCCTCAAGCGCGACTTCGGCGACCAGGTCGCCCTGCTCGTCGACGGCGTCACCAAGCTGGACAAGGTCAAGTTCGGCGAGGCCGCGCAGGCCGAGACCGTGCGCAAGATGGTCGTCGCCATGGCCAAGGACCCCCGCGTCCTGGTCATCAAGCTCGCCGACCGCCTGCACAACATGCGCACGATGCGGTATCTGAAGCGCGAGAAGCAGGAGAAGAAGGCCCGCGAGACGCTGGAGATCTACGCTCCGCTGGCGCACCGCCTGGGCATGAACACCATCAAGTGGGAGCTGGAGGACCTCGCCTTCGCGATCCTCTACCCCAAGATGTACGACGAGATCGTGCGGCTCGTCGCCGAGCGCGCCCCCAAGCGCGACGAGTACCTGGCCATAGTGACCGACGAGGTCCAGGCCGACCTGCGCGCCGCCCGCATCAAGGCGACCGTCACCGGACGCCCCAAGCACTACTACAGCGTCTACCAGAAGATGATCGTCCGCGGCCGTGACTTCGCGGAGATCTACGACCTGGTGGGGATCCGTGTCCTGGTCGACACGGTCCGCGACTGTTACGCCGCCCTCGGCACCGTCCACGCGCGATGGAACCCGGTCCCCGGCCGGTTCAAGGACTACATCGCGATGCCGAAGTTCAACATGTACCAGTCGCTGCACACGACGGTCATCGGCCCCAACGGCAAGCCCGTCGAGCTGCAGATCCGTACGTTCGACATGCACCGCCGCGCCGAGTACGGCATCGCCGCGCACTGGAAGTACAAGCAGGAAGCCGTCGCAGGAGCCTCCAAGGTGCGCACCGACGTGCCGAAGAAGGCCGGCGGCAAGGACGACCACCTCAACGACATGGCGTGGCTGCGCCAGCTCCTGGACTGGCAGAAGGAGACCGAGGACCCCAGCGAGTTCCTGGAGTCGCTGCGCTTCGACCTGTCGCGCAATGAGGTCTTCGTCTTCACCCCGAAGGGCGACGTCATAGCGCTACCGGCGGGCGCCACCCCCGTCGACTTCTCGTACGCGGTGCACACCGAGGTCGGCCACCGCACCATAGGAGCGCGGGTCAACGGCCGTCTCGTACCGCTCGAATCGACCCTGGACAACGGCGACCTGGTGGAGGTCTTCACCTCCAAGGCGGCGGGCGCGGGCCCGTCCCGCGACTGGCTCGGCTTCGTCAAGTCACCGCGGGCGCGCAACAAGATCCGCGCGTGGTTCTCCAAGGAGCGCCGCGACGAGGCCATCGAGCAGGGCAAGGACGCCATCGCGCGCGCCATGCGCAAGCAGAACCTGCCGATCCAGCGGATCCTCACCGGCGACTCGCTGGTCACCCTCGCCCACGAGATGCGCTACCCCGACATCTCCTCGCTGTACGCGGCGATCGGCGAGGGCCACGTCACCGCGCAGTCCGTCGTGCAGAAGCTCGTGCAGGCGCTCGGCGGCGAGGAGGCCGCCAACGAGGACATCGCCGAGAGCGCGCCGCCGTCCCGCGGCCGCAGCAAGCGCCGCTCCAACGCCGACCCGGGCGTCGTCGTCAAGGGCGTCGAGGACGTGTGGGTCAAGCTGGCCCGCTGCTGCACGCCCGTGCCGGGCGACCCCATCATCGGCTTCGTCACGCGCGGCAGCGGCGTATCGGTTCACCGCAGCGACTGCGTGAACGTCGACTCGCTCTCGCGCGAACCCGAGCGCATCCTCGAGGTCGAGTGGGCGCCCACCCAGTCCTCGGTCTTCCTGGTCGCCATCCAGGTCGAGGCCCTGGACCGCTCGCGCCTCCTGTCGGACGTCACGCGCATCCTCTCGGACCAGCACGTGAACATCCTGTCGGCGGCCGTGCAGACCTCCCGCGACCGCGTCGCCACGTCCCGCTTCACCTTCGAGATGGGCGACCCGAAGCACCTCGGCCACGTGCTCAAGGCGGTCAGGGGCGTGGAGGGCGTCTACGACGTCTATCGGGTGACGTCGGCGCGCAGGCCGTAA
- the hisS gene encoding histidine--tRNA ligase, with the protein MSTFKAPKGTYDLLPPDSAKFLAVREAIAAPLRNSGYGYIETPGFENVELFARGVGESTDIVTKEMYAFTTKGGDELALRPEGTASVLRAALEGNLHKAGNLPVKLWYSGSYYRYERPQKGRYRHFSQVGAEAIGAEDPALDAELIILADQAYRALGLRNFRILLNSLGDKECRPVYRAALQEFLRGLDLDEETRRRIDINPLRVLDDKRADVQKQLVGAPSLRDYLCDACKAYHEQVRELITAAGVAFEDDEKLVRGLDYYTRTTFEFVHDGLGSQSAVGGGGRYDGLSEMIGGPSLPSVGWALGVDRTVLALEAEGVELELPASTSVFAVPLGDEARRVLFAKVTELRKAGVAADFSYGGKGLKGAMKNANRSGARFTVVAGERDLAEGVVQLKDMESGEQSAVAVDDIVAVLTAKLA; encoded by the coding sequence GTGAGCACCTTCAAGGCCCCCAAGGGCACGTACGACCTGCTTCCGCCGGACTCCGCGAAGTTCCTCGCGGTCCGCGAGGCCATCGCCGCGCCGCTGCGCAACTCCGGCTACGGCTACATCGAGACGCCCGGGTTCGAGAACGTCGAGCTGTTCGCGCGCGGTGTCGGTGAGTCCACCGACATCGTCACCAAGGAGATGTACGCCTTCACCACCAAGGGCGGCGACGAGCTCGCGCTGCGCCCCGAAGGCACCGCCTCCGTCCTGCGCGCGGCCCTGGAGGGCAACCTCCACAAGGCGGGCAACCTCCCCGTCAAGCTCTGGTACTCCGGCTCCTACTACCGGTACGAGCGCCCCCAGAAGGGCCGCTACAGGCACTTCTCCCAGGTCGGCGCCGAGGCGATCGGCGCCGAGGACCCGGCGCTCGACGCCGAGCTGATCATCCTGGCCGACCAGGCGTACCGCGCCCTCGGCCTGCGGAACTTCCGGATCCTGCTGAACTCGCTCGGCGACAAGGAGTGCCGCCCCGTCTACCGCGCCGCGCTGCAGGAGTTCCTGCGCGGCCTGGACCTGGACGAGGAGACACGTCGACGTATCGACATCAACCCGCTGCGCGTCCTCGACGACAAGCGGGCCGACGTCCAGAAGCAGCTCGTCGGCGCGCCCTCGCTGCGCGACTACCTGTGCGACGCCTGCAAGGCGTACCACGAGCAGGTCCGCGAGCTGATCACGGCGGCGGGCGTCGCCTTCGAGGACGACGAGAAGCTCGTCCGCGGCCTGGACTACTACACCCGCACGACCTTCGAGTTCGTCCACGACGGCCTCGGCTCGCAGTCCGCGGTCGGCGGCGGCGGGCGCTACGACGGCCTCTCCGAGATGATCGGCGGCCCCTCGCTGCCCTCGGTCGGCTGGGCGCTCGGCGTGGACCGCACGGTGCTCGCCCTGGAGGCGGAGGGCGTCGAGCTCGAACTGCCCGCGTCCACCAGCGTGTTCGCGGTGCCGCTCGGCGACGAGGCGCGCCGCGTCCTGTTCGCCAAGGTGACCGAGCTGCGCAAGGCGGGCGTCGCGGCGGACTTCTCGTACGGCGGGAAGGGCCTCAAGGGCGCGATGAAGAACGCCAACCGCAGCGGCGCGCGTTTCACCGTCGTCGCCGGTGAGCGCGACCTCGCCGAAGGCGTCGTCCAGCTCAAGGACATGGAGTCCGGGGAGCAGAGCGCCGTCGCGGTCGATGACATCGTCGCGGTGCTCACGGCGAAGCTGGCGTAG
- a CDS encoding peptidylprolyl isomerase, which yields MVSQEQRRKQLAREKMARQQERREAARRRARARNAVIAGALAVVVAGGAVSYAAGAFDGDDTKDDASASPSSTPKDPCAKAAPGKVKPLTFDKEPALSIDKSADYTMDLRTTCGDIALDLDAAKAPRTVNSFNFLAKKGYLDHTKCHRLTTGGIYVLQCGDPKGDGTGTPGYKIPDENLKDERLKGKVYPAGTVAMANQYNAQTKKGRNSGGSQFFLVYQDSQLPPDYTPFGTISDSGMKVLKKIAAAGESTGQGDGAPNATVVIDKATVTRS from the coding sequence GTGGTCAGCCAGGAACAGCGGCGCAAGCAGCTCGCCCGGGAGAAGATGGCGCGCCAGCAGGAGCGGCGAGAGGCCGCGCGGCGCAGGGCACGGGCGCGCAACGCGGTGATCGCGGGCGCCCTCGCGGTGGTCGTGGCGGGCGGCGCGGTGTCGTACGCCGCGGGAGCCTTCGACGGGGACGACACCAAGGACGACGCGAGCGCGAGTCCCAGCAGCACCCCGAAGGATCCGTGCGCGAAGGCGGCGCCCGGCAAGGTGAAGCCGCTGACCTTCGACAAGGAGCCCGCACTCAGCATCGACAAGTCCGCGGACTACACGATGGACTTGAGGACGACGTGCGGCGACATCGCCCTCGACCTGGACGCGGCGAAGGCCCCGCGCACGGTCAACTCCTTCAACTTCCTGGCGAAGAAGGGCTATCTCGACCACACCAAGTGCCACCGGCTGACGACCGGCGGCATCTACGTCCTGCAGTGCGGCGACCCCAAGGGCGACGGCACGGGCACTCCCGGCTACAAGATCCCGGACGAGAACCTCAAGGACGAGCGCCTCAAGGGCAAGGTGTATCCGGCGGGCACGGTCGCGATGGCGAACCAGTACAACGCGCAGACGAAGAAGGGCAGGAACAGCGGCGGGAGCCAGTTCTTCCTCGTCTACCAGGACAGTCAGCTGCCGCCCGACTACACACCGTTCGGGACCATTTCCGATTCGGGGATGAAGGTCCTGAAGAAGATCGCCGCCGCGGGCGAGAGCACCGGCCAGGGCGACGGCGCCCCGAACGCGACGGTCGTCATCGACAAGGCCACCGTCACCAGATCCTGA
- a CDS encoding DUF948 domain-containing protein, with protein MSGGEVAGILVAVFWAILVSFLAVALARLAQTLRATTKLVADVTEQAVPLLADASTAVRTAQTQIDRVDAIASDVQEVTSNASALSTTVASTFGGPLVKVAAFGYGVRRAIGRKTAPETKDMPAKPSRRTVIVGRTVPSARRTKRANRTKRD; from the coding sequence GTGTCCGGTGGAGAGGTTGCCGGGATCCTGGTGGCTGTCTTCTGGGCGATCCTGGTCTCCTTCCTCGCGGTGGCACTGGCGAGGCTGGCCCAGACGCTCAGGGCGACCACCAAGCTCGTCGCGGACGTGACCGAGCAGGCGGTCCCGCTCCTGGCCGACGCCTCCACCGCGGTGCGCACCGCGCAGACGCAGATCGACCGGGTCGACGCCATCGCCTCCGACGTCCAGGAGGTCACGTCGAACGCGTCGGCGCTGTCCACGACGGTCGCCTCGACCTTCGGCGGCCCGCTCGTCAAAGTCGCCGCGTTCGGCTACGGCGTGCGCAGGGCCATCGGCCGCAAGACCGCCCCCGAAACAAAGGACATGCCCGCCAAGCCGTCCCGTCGTACGGTGATCGTGGGTCGCACCGTCCCGTCCGCGCGACGGACCAAGCGGGCCAACCGGACCAAGAGGGACTGA
- a CDS encoding vitamin K epoxide reductase family protein — MSKTMSAKDGALDEQERTAAPRSVGGSRALALLLVITGAGGLLASWVITLDKFELLKDPNFQPGCSINPVVACGSIMKSEQAEAFGFPNPMLGLVAYGIVICVGMSLLAGARFPRWYWLTFNAGTLFGVGFCTWLMIQSLYHINALCLWCTLAWIMTLVMFWYVTSSNIRAGFLPAPAWARSFLADFTWALPVMHTGVIAMLILTRWGADLWA, encoded by the coding sequence ATGAGCAAAACGATGTCAGCGAAGGACGGCGCCCTGGACGAGCAGGAGCGCACCGCCGCGCCCCGTTCCGTCGGCGGCAGCCGCGCGCTCGCCCTGCTCCTGGTGATCACCGGCGCGGGCGGTCTGCTCGCCTCCTGGGTCATCACGCTCGACAAGTTCGAGCTCCTGAAGGACCCGAACTTCCAGCCGGGCTGCAGCATCAACCCGGTCGTCGCCTGCGGCAGCATCATGAAGAGCGAGCAGGCCGAGGCGTTCGGCTTCCCCAACCCGATGCTGGGCCTGGTCGCCTACGGCATCGTGATCTGCGTCGGCATGAGCCTCCTCGCGGGAGCCCGCTTCCCCCGCTGGTACTGGCTCACGTTCAACGCGGGCACGCTCTTCGGCGTCGGCTTCTGCACCTGGCTGATGATCCAGTCGCTCTACCACATCAACGCGCTCTGCCTCTGGTGCACGCTCGCCTGGATCATGACGCTCGTCATGTTCTGGTACGTCACCTCGTCCAACATCCGCGCCGGCTTCCTGCCCGCGCCCGCCTGGGCCAGGAGCTTCCTCGCGGACTTCACCTGGGCGCTGCCGGTCATGCACACCGGCGTCATCGCGATGCTGATCCTCACCCGCTGGGGCGCCGACCTCTGGGCCTGA
- a CDS encoding replication-associated recombination protein A: protein MEPDLFTAAAEDRQEKDPSSSPLAVRMRPRTLDEVVGQQHLLKPGSPLRRLVGEGGGGPAGPSSVFLWGPPGIGKTTLAYVVSKATNKRFVELSAITAGVKEVRAVIDGARRAMGGHGKETVLFLDEIHRFSKAQQDSLLPAVENRWVTLIAATTENPYFSIISPLLSRSLLLTLEPLTDDDLRGLLRRAIVDERGLAGAVELPEEAEEHLLRIAGGDARRALTALEAGAGSALAKGEKEITLQTLEESVDRAAVKYDRDGDQHYDVASALIKSIRGSDVDAALHYLARMIEAGEDPRFIARRLMISASEDIGLADPTALPTAVAAAQAVAMIGFPEAALTLSHATIALALAPKSNAATIAIQQAQADVRGGLAGPVPPHLRDGHYKGAAKLGHAQGYVYPHDVPGGIATQQYAPDTIEGKRYYHPTRYGAEARYADVVERVRARLRGEQPEG, encoded by the coding sequence GTGGAGCCCGATCTGTTCACCGCCGCAGCCGAAGACCGCCAGGAGAAGGACCCGTCCAGCAGCCCCCTGGCCGTCCGGATGCGCCCCCGCACCCTCGACGAGGTCGTCGGCCAGCAGCACCTGCTGAAGCCCGGCTCGCCGCTGCGCCGCCTCGTCGGCGAGGGCGGCGGAGGGCCCGCGGGACCGTCCTCGGTCTTCCTGTGGGGCCCGCCCGGCATCGGCAAGACCACCCTCGCGTACGTGGTCTCCAAGGCCACGAACAAGCGCTTCGTCGAGCTCTCCGCGATCACCGCGGGCGTCAAGGAAGTGCGCGCCGTGATCGACGGCGCCCGCCGGGCGATGGGCGGCCACGGCAAGGAGACCGTCCTCTTCCTCGACGAGATCCACCGCTTCAGCAAGGCGCAGCAGGACTCCTTGCTGCCCGCCGTGGAGAACCGCTGGGTCACGCTGATCGCGGCGACGACGGAGAATCCGTACTTCTCGATCATCTCGCCGCTCCTGTCCCGCTCCCTGCTCCTCACGCTCGAACCGCTCACCGACGACGACCTGCGCGGCCTGCTGCGCCGGGCGATCGTCGACGAGCGGGGCCTGGCCGGCGCGGTCGAGCTGCCCGAGGAGGCGGAGGAGCACCTGCTGCGGATCGCGGGCGGCGACGCCCGCCGTGCGCTCACCGCACTGGAGGCGGGCGCGGGCTCGGCGCTCGCCAAGGGCGAGAAGGAGATCACCCTCCAGACGCTGGAGGAGTCCGTCGACCGGGCCGCCGTGAAGTACGACCGCGACGGCGACCAGCACTACGACGTCGCGAGCGCCCTCATCAAATCCATCCGCGGCTCGGACGTGGACGCCGCCCTGCACTATCTGGCCCGCATGATCGAGGCGGGCGAGGACCCCCGCTTCATCGCCCGGCGCCTCATGATCTCCGCCAGCGAGGACATCGGCCTCGCCGACCCGACGGCCCTGCCCACCGCGGTCGCCGCCGCCCAGGCCGTCGCCATGATCGGCTTCCCGGAGGCCGCGCTCACCCTCAGCCACGCCACGATCGCGCTGGCCCTGGCCCCGAAGTCGAACGCCGCGACGATCGCGATCCAGCAGGCCCAGGCCGACGTCCGCGGTGGCCTCGCGGGCCCCGTCCCGCCCCACCTGCGCGACGGGCACTACAAGGGCGCGGCCAAGCTGGGCCACGCCCAGGGGTACGTGTACCCGCACGACGTCCCCGGCGGCATCGCCACCCAGCAGTACGCACCGGACACCATCGAGGGAAAGCGCTACTACCACCCGACGAGGTACGGCGCGGAGGCCCGGTACGCCGACGTGGTCGAGCGGGTCCGCGCCCGCCTGCGGGGCGAGCAGCCCGAGGGCTGA